One window of the Pseudomonas lurida genome contains the following:
- a CDS encoding glycosyltransferase family 2 protein codes for MRTSLIIPTRNASSHLARLLPALQMQTLQPDETLVVDSASSDDTVARFRAFGARVEVIDARDFNHGGTRRWASEQVGGDALIVMTQDAIPATPQTFANLLDELQQDPLNGVAYGRQLPHPDAGVLGAQSRHFNYPEQSRSKSLADAPELGIKTCFSSDSFSVYRRSVLEAVGGFPADVIGSEDAYVAARMLLEGYKVRYAATAWVHHSHDYKLLDEFHRYFDIGVFYGREPWIKQAFGDAGGEGKRYVLAELAALRKAGALHRVPEVLVRSAFKLLGYRLGHLERRLPLALKRRISMFPGYWR; via the coding sequence ATGCGCACATCACTGATCATCCCGACCCGTAACGCCTCCAGCCACCTGGCGCGCCTGTTGCCGGCCCTGCAGATGCAAACCCTGCAACCTGACGAGACGCTGGTGGTGGACAGTGCCTCCAGCGACGACACTGTGGCGCGCTTTCGCGCGTTCGGTGCACGGGTCGAGGTGATCGACGCGCGCGACTTCAATCACGGCGGCACTCGGCGCTGGGCCAGCGAACAGGTAGGCGGCGACGCGCTGATCGTGATGACCCAGGACGCCATCCCCGCCACCCCGCAAACCTTCGCCAACCTGCTGGACGAACTGCAGCAGGACCCGCTCAATGGCGTGGCCTACGGGCGCCAGTTGCCCCACCCCGATGCCGGCGTGCTGGGTGCGCAATCGCGGCACTTCAACTACCCGGAGCAGAGCCGCAGCAAGAGCCTGGCCGATGCGCCGGAACTGGGGATCAAGACCTGTTTCAGTTCCGACTCGTTTTCCGTCTACCGGCGCAGCGTGCTGGAGGCCGTGGGCGGTTTCCCCGCTGACGTGATCGGCAGCGAAGACGCCTATGTGGCCGCCCGCATGCTGCTCGAAGGCTACAAGGTGCGCTACGCCGCCACCGCATGGGTGCATCACTCCCACGATTACAAACTCTTGGATGAGTTTCACCGCTACTTCGACATTGGCGTGTTCTATGGCCGCGAGCCGTGGATCAAACAGGCCTTTGGCGACGCGGGGGGCGAAGGCAAGCGCTACGTGCTGGCCGAGCTCGCGGCCCTGCGCAAGGCCGGTGCCTTGCACCGTGTCCCCGAAGTACTGGTACGCAGTGCGTTCAAACTGCTCGGCTATCGGCTGGGCCATCTGGAGCGCCGCCTCCCCCTCGCCCTCAAGCGGCGCATCAGCATGTTTCCCGGTTATTGGAGGTGA
- a CDS encoding LysE family translocator, producing the protein MIDLATLAVFSGAVLLLLLSPGPNMAFVISHGVTHGWRGGVASALGIGVADALLTALTATGVTALVASWPPSFDVIRYAGVVYLLWLVFKTLQKKPGLDTAQQHRVPLGRVFLQAMLNSLLNPKALLFFVVFLPQFVRPEAGSIAVQLMLLGGVLTLVAGVFHVLLGIFGGALSRFFAGRSKGAWLQKWGLATVLTVLAVRLAVMSRPA; encoded by the coding sequence ATGATCGACCTCGCGACCCTGGCGGTTTTTTCCGGTGCTGTCTTGTTATTGCTGTTATCGCCAGGGCCGAACATGGCCTTTGTGATCAGCCATGGCGTCACCCACGGCTGGCGCGGGGGAGTGGCATCAGCCTTGGGGATTGGCGTGGCCGACGCGTTGCTGACCGCACTGACCGCCACCGGGGTAACGGCGCTGGTTGCCAGTTGGCCGCCTTCTTTCGACGTGATCCGGTACGCGGGTGTGGTCTACCTGTTGTGGCTGGTGTTCAAGACTTTGCAGAAAAAACCTGGGCTGGACACTGCCCAGCAGCACCGCGTGCCCCTCGGGCGGGTGTTTCTACAGGCGATGCTCAACAGCCTGCTCAATCCCAAGGCGTTGCTGTTCTTTGTGGTGTTTTTGCCGCAGTTCGTGCGGCCGGAGGCGGGCTCCATCGCTGTGCAATTGATGCTGCTGGGGGGCGTGCTGACGTTGGTCGCAGGCGTGTTTCACGTGCTGCTGGGGATTTTTGGTGGGGCGCTGAGTCGGTTCTTTGCCGGGCGCTCAAAAGGTGCCTGGCTGCAGAAATGGGGCTTGGCGACGGTGCTGACCGTGCTGGCTGTGCGCTTGGCGGTGATGTCTCGCCCGGCCTGA
- a CDS encoding GumC family protein has translation MIEIRSFRDLLRLFFIFRREFKLAAIAALVIILLGAFLLPAKYESTARLLVKPGRDSTLPIEISNRQALVMPSTQRDPIVDEERLLTGRPIVRAVAEHYLEVIDNAPPPEGFWKRTKYYVKSGVGAIFDGIRVVLETVGVVEKTTPVERLAAGLEKNFEVSHAAGSTVMDISFKWSDPEIAQAVVKDWVETYINERTQALGRKSLYAFYEGQAANSATEIKSYKQQILTHLNEIGAASITDRLEDLSERINVLRGETFNTTRLIASSDSAIQSTRTQLKGQPKEVTTVRQIALNPQQQDLRRLLNQKLLEKADMMRTYTDNAPPVKALDASIRAMQAQVANESNTVQASENRAPNTLEIHLQRVLLDETSNNQALRTQLIEQQKQLLNLEAQRKQALEIEPELARLSRELNTTERNYALYVDNLEKSRIDRELDNSQISNIAVIEEATLNPGRIFPKTLVMLILAIPFAIVVGLLVIYLCYLLDQRIHDGGLVERKFGLPLWTTLPELDTTTAQSTNAFNASIYRLYSLLQPDRIAEQGMVLGLTSARHGEGVTFVVEQLRQLLRENGVNVRVGGPEDAAPGEVVLLDASALLDNREAFITLRRADLIGLVVEARKSTVPVVEHALSILNTAFGKVDGIIINRRKFEVPSKVLQTIGKYRGAF, from the coding sequence ATGATCGAGATCCGTTCTTTTCGTGATCTTCTGCGCTTGTTCTTCATCTTCCGGCGCGAGTTCAAACTGGCAGCGATTGCCGCGCTGGTGATCATCCTGCTGGGGGCGTTCCTGCTGCCGGCCAAATACGAGTCCACCGCGCGTCTGTTGGTCAAGCCGGGGCGTGATTCGACCCTGCCCATCGAGATCAGCAACCGCCAGGCGCTGGTGATGCCCAGCACCCAGCGCGACCCGATTGTCGACGAAGAGCGTTTGCTCACCGGCCGCCCCATCGTGCGCGCCGTGGCCGAGCATTACCTGGAAGTGATCGACAACGCACCGCCACCGGAAGGTTTCTGGAAGCGCACCAAGTACTACGTCAAGAGCGGCGTGGGTGCGATATTCGACGGCATCCGCGTGGTGCTGGAAACCGTTGGCGTGGTTGAAAAGACCACCCCGGTGGAACGCCTGGCCGCCGGCCTGGAGAAGAACTTTGAGGTGAGCCATGCCGCCGGCTCCACGGTGATGGACATCAGCTTCAAGTGGAGCGACCCAGAGATTGCCCAGGCGGTGGTCAAGGATTGGGTCGAAACCTATATCAACGAACGCACCCAGGCCCTGGGTCGCAAGAGCCTGTACGCCTTTTATGAAGGCCAGGCGGCCAACAGCGCCACCGAGATCAAGAGTTACAAGCAGCAGATCCTCACCCACCTGAATGAGATCGGCGCGGCGAGCATCACCGACCGCTTGGAAGACTTGTCCGAGCGCATCAACGTGCTGCGCGGCGAGACCTTCAACACCACGCGCTTGATCGCCTCGTCCGACAGCGCCATCCAGAGCACGCGCACCCAGCTCAAGGGCCAGCCCAAGGAAGTCACCACGGTGCGCCAGATCGCACTGAACCCGCAGCAGCAGGACTTGCGTCGCCTGCTTAACCAGAAGCTGCTGGAAAAGGCTGACATGATGCGCACCTACACCGACAACGCGCCGCCGGTCAAAGCCCTGGATGCCTCGATCCGTGCGATGCAGGCCCAGGTCGCCAACGAGAGCAACACGGTGCAAGCCTCGGAGAACCGCGCGCCGAACACCCTGGAAATCCACTTGCAACGCGTGCTGCTGGACGAAACCAGCAACAACCAGGCCCTGCGTACCCAGCTGATTGAACAGCAAAAGCAACTGCTGAACCTCGAAGCGCAACGCAAGCAAGCCCTGGAAATCGAGCCGGAACTGGCACGTCTTTCCCGCGAACTGAACACCACTGAGCGCAACTACGCGCTCTACGTCGACAACCTGGAAAAGTCGCGCATTGACCGCGAGCTGGACAACAGCCAGATCAGCAACATTGCGGTGATCGAAGAAGCCACCCTGAACCCAGGCCGCATCTTCCCGAAAACCCTGGTGATGCTGATCCTCGCGATCCCGTTCGCCATCGTCGTCGGCTTGCTGGTGATCTACCTGTGCTACCTGCTCGACCAGCGCATTCACGACGGCGGCCTGGTGGAACGCAAGTTCGGCCTGCCGCTGTGGACCACCCTCCCAGAGCTGGACACCACCACCGCGCAAAGCACCAACGCGTTCAATGCGAGCATCTACCGGTTGTACAGCCTGCTGCAGCCCGACCGTATTGCCGAACAGGGCATGGTGCTGGGGCTGACCTCGGCGCGCCACGGCGAAGGGGTGACCTTTGTGGTCGAGCAACTGCGCCAACTGCTGCGTGAGAATGGCGTCAATGTGCGGGTCGGGGGGCCGGAGGACGCTGCGCCGGGTGAAGTAGTGCTGCTGGACGCCTCGGCCTTGCTGGACAACCGCGAAGCGTTTATCACCCTGCGCCGCGCCGACCTGATCGGGCTGGTGGTGGAAGCGCGCAAAAGTACCGTGCCGGTGGTCGAGCATGCGCTGTCGATCCTCAATACCGCGTTCGGCAAGGTGGACGGCATCATCATCAACCGTCGCAAGTTCGAAGTGCCGAGCAAAGTGCTGCAGACCATCGGCAAATACCGGGGGGCGTTCTGA
- a CDS encoding polysaccharide biosynthesis/export family protein, producing MKRTLLVVAMMALAACNTPARIVPPDDKTVEEGKRALDQLAQLPPAVERIRIGDQLRIVRDAGEMPTLSAFNVSTIYELTLYTVQTDGKINYPFLGPIQVAGRQPSELATELTNKLAPVYREPRVTVNINQAPSSSIIVGGAVNNPTAVQIGTANTLEQAIIGAGGVSPAGNASMVALLREDAQGAYRAYFLDFSQLLKTGANGRKPVRLQRGDVVFVPKSNVGERIQGVDTYMNQLIPFTKSIGVGYNYTRTSGGNN from the coding sequence ATGAAACGAACCCTGCTTGTCGTGGCCATGATGGCCTTGGCCGCCTGCAATACGCCGGCACGTATCGTCCCGCCGGACGACAAGACGGTCGAGGAAGGCAAGCGCGCCCTCGATCAACTGGCCCAGCTGCCACCGGCGGTGGAACGTATCCGCATCGGCGACCAGTTGCGCATCGTGCGCGATGCCGGCGAGATGCCGACGCTGTCGGCGTTCAACGTCAGCACCATCTACGAGCTGACGCTGTACACCGTGCAGACCGACGGCAAGATCAACTACCCGTTCCTGGGGCCGATCCAGGTCGCTGGTCGCCAGCCTTCGGAGCTGGCCACGGAGCTGACCAACAAGCTCGCCCCGGTCTACCGCGAGCCACGCGTGACGGTGAACATCAACCAGGCACCCAGCAGTTCAATCATTGTCGGCGGTGCGGTCAACAACCCGACGGCCGTGCAGATCGGCACGGCCAACACCCTGGAACAAGCGATCATCGGTGCCGGCGGGGTTAGCCCGGCGGGCAACGCCAGCATGGTCGCCCTGCTGCGCGAAGACGCCCAGGGCGCGTATCGCGCGTATTTCCTGGACTTCAGCCAACTGCTCAAGACCGGCGCCAACGGGCGCAAACCCGTGCGCCTGCAACGTGGCGACGTGGTGTTCGTGCCCAAGTCCAACGTGGGCGAGCGTATCCAAGGGGTCGACACCTACATGAACCAACTGATTCCGTTCACCAAGTCCATTGGGGTTGGCTACAACTACACCCGAACCAGCGGCGGCAACAACTAA
- a CDS encoding isochorismatase family protein, translated as MRQVLLIIDVQPSFNPPAWLVDGIASLLGRMPSVATVERHDESVTPFARQLGWQPAPDDQSLIAADRIFIKHGYAPTPETVAYLKSLGPERVLVCGIQTDTCVLAAGFALFDAGLQPTLISDLTVGSSLDRSGQLGVELWRHHFKHVLSRADLGLDKSHHGL; from the coding sequence ATGCGCCAGGTACTGCTGATCATCGATGTGCAGCCCTCCTTCAACCCGCCGGCGTGGCTGGTCGACGGCATCGCTTCCCTGCTGGGTCGCATGCCGTCAGTCGCCACCGTGGAGCGCCATGACGAGAGCGTCACGCCCTTCGCCCGGCAACTCGGCTGGCAACCGGCGCCGGACGACCAGAGCCTGATTGCCGCGGATCGCATCTTCATCAAGCACGGCTATGCGCCGACACCTGAAACCGTCGCCTACCTCAAAAGCCTCGGGCCGGAACGTGTACTGGTGTGCGGCATCCAGACCGATACGTGCGTGCTGGCCGCGGGGTTTGCATTGTTTGATGCGGGGCTGCAGCCGACGCTGATCAGCGATCTGACGGTGGGCTCGTCATTGGATCGTTCCGGGCAGTTGGGGGTGGAGCTGTGGCGGCATCACTTCAAGCATGTCCTGAGCCGCGCTGATCTTGGCCTGGACAAGTCACACCACGGCCTTTAA
- a CDS encoding DJ-1/PfpI family protein has protein sequence MTLQIGFLLFPGIQQLDLTGPYDVLGSLPDVKLHLVWKDLEPVTSSTGLVFTPTMTYTDCPRLDVICVPGGSGTGLVFTPTMTYTDCPRLDVICVPGGSGVGALMEDPQTLDFLKTQAQTARYVTSVCTGSLVLGAAGLLRGRKATTHWAYHDLLAPLGAIPVQERVVRDGNLLTGGGITAGIDFALTLAAELYSEAAAQLVQLQIEYAPAPPFDSGRPDSAPAHVLEEANKRTAESRRVRAEIVARAAARLG, from the coding sequence ATGACCTTGCAGATCGGCTTCCTGTTGTTCCCCGGCATCCAGCAACTGGACCTCACGGGTCCCTACGACGTACTGGGTTCGCTGCCGGATGTGAAACTGCACCTGGTGTGGAAAGATCTGGAACCCGTCACTTCCAGCACCGGGCTGGTGTTCACCCCGACCATGACGTACACCGACTGCCCGCGCCTGGATGTGATCTGCGTGCCCGGCGGTTCCGGCACCGGGCTGGTGTTCACCCCGACCATGACGTACACCGACTGCCCGCGCCTGGATGTGATCTGCGTGCCCGGCGGTTCCGGCGTGGGCGCGTTGATGGAAGACCCGCAGACCCTGGACTTCCTCAAGACCCAGGCACAGACCGCGCGCTATGTGACCTCGGTGTGCACCGGCTCGCTGGTGCTGGGCGCAGCGGGCCTGCTGCGCGGCCGCAAGGCGACGACACATTGGGCCTACCACGACTTGCTCGCCCCGCTCGGCGCCATCCCTGTGCAAGAGCGCGTGGTCCGTGACGGCAACCTGCTCACCGGTGGCGGTATCACGGCCGGCATCGACTTCGCCCTGACCCTGGCGGCCGAGTTGTACAGCGAGGCTGCGGCGCAGCTGGTGCAATTGCAGATCGAATACGCCCCCGCGCCCCCCTTCGATTCCGGCCGCCCGGACTCCGCGCCCGCGCATGTGCTGGAAGAAGCCAACAAGCGCACCGCCGAATCGCGCAGGGTGCGCGCTGAGATCGTCGCGCGCGCCGCTGCACGGTTGGGCTGA
- a CDS encoding GlxA family transcriptional regulator, with the protein MPRIVHVLAFDNAQVLDVTGPLQVFASTNDLARQRGEPLPYAVSVIAAQAQPVMTSAGLALVAEPLPAVDAPCDTLVIAGGWGVYGAAEDPALVDWVREKARHTRRMTSVCTGAFLLAASGMLDGCRVATHWTRCEELARKFPSLTVESNPIFIQQGAVWTSAGVTAGIDLCLALVEEDLGRAVALEVARHLVVFLKRPGGQSQFSVTLSLQKDDSRFAELHAWMAENLTLDLNISTLAAQAGMSERSFVRHYRAETGQTPARAVELIRVETARRQLADSTASIKRIAVQCGFGSEETLRRSFLRALEVTPQAYRERFSPSSSSSASSVACGAS; encoded by the coding sequence ATGCCTCGAATCGTCCATGTACTCGCTTTCGATAACGCCCAGGTGCTTGATGTCACCGGGCCGCTGCAGGTATTTGCCTCCACCAATGACCTGGCGCGCCAGCGCGGCGAACCTTTGCCTTATGCCGTCTCGGTGATCGCCGCGCAGGCGCAGCCGGTGATGACCTCGGCCGGCCTGGCGCTGGTAGCCGAGCCGCTGCCCGCTGTCGATGCGCCGTGCGACACCCTGGTGATCGCCGGCGGCTGGGGCGTGTACGGCGCCGCCGAAGACCCGGCGTTGGTGGATTGGGTGCGCGAGAAAGCCAGGCACACCCGGCGCATGACGTCAGTGTGTACCGGTGCGTTTTTGCTGGCCGCCAGCGGCATGCTCGACGGCTGCCGCGTGGCCACCCACTGGACGCGTTGCGAGGAGCTGGCGCGCAAGTTCCCCTCGCTGACGGTGGAGTCCAACCCGATTTTCATCCAGCAGGGCGCTGTATGGACGTCTGCCGGTGTCACCGCCGGCATCGATTTGTGCCTGGCGTTGGTGGAAGAAGACTTGGGCCGTGCCGTGGCCCTGGAAGTGGCGCGGCACCTGGTGGTGTTCCTCAAGCGTCCCGGCGGCCAGTCGCAATTCAGCGTGACCTTGTCGCTGCAAAAGGATGACAGCCGCTTTGCCGAACTCCACGCCTGGATGGCCGAAAACCTGACCCTGGATCTGAACATTTCCACCCTGGCCGCCCAAGCCGGCATGAGCGAGCGCAGCTTCGTGCGCCACTACCGGGCCGAAACCGGACAGACCCCGGCGCGTGCCGTCGAATTGATCCGCGTCGAAACTGCGCGCCGGCAATTGGCCGACAGCACCGCATCGATCAAGCGCATCGCCGTACAGTGCGGGTTTGGCAGTGAAGAGACCTTGCGGCGCAGTTTTCTGCGTGCGCTGGAGGTCACGCCCCAGGCCTACCGCGAGCGCTTTTCGCCAAGCAGCTCCAGTAGCGCGTCAAGCGTGGCCTGCGGCGCCTCCTGA
- a CDS encoding alpha/beta fold hydrolase: MTTALPLHYVRTSMLDVAYEAHGPADGTPVILLHGFPYDPRGYDEIAPVLAARGCRVLVPYLRGYGPTRFINAQVMRSGQQAALAKDLLDFMDALGIAQATLAGYDWGGRAACIVAALWPERVCGLVTGDGYNIQDIAKSLKPRAPETEHRLWYQFYFHTQRGVDGLTANRRELCKLLWSLWSPSWGAGPSLYDQTAPSFDNADFVEVVIHSYRHRFMYAPGDPALESIEAALALQPAISVPSISLCGADDGVGPPPEEDDDIEHFSGSYRRQVLHGVGHNIPQEAPQATLDALLELLGEKRSR; the protein is encoded by the coding sequence ATGACCACCGCCCTCCCCCTGCATTACGTGCGCACTTCGATGCTCGACGTGGCCTATGAAGCCCACGGACCTGCCGACGGTACGCCTGTGATCCTGCTGCATGGCTTCCCCTATGACCCGCGCGGCTATGACGAGATCGCGCCGGTACTTGCCGCGCGCGGGTGTCGGGTGTTGGTGCCGTATCTGCGCGGTTATGGCCCTACGCGGTTCATCAACGCGCAGGTGATGCGTTCCGGGCAGCAGGCGGCGTTGGCCAAGGACCTGCTGGATTTCATGGACGCGCTGGGTATCGCGCAGGCAACCCTCGCCGGCTATGACTGGGGTGGGCGTGCCGCGTGTATCGTCGCGGCGCTGTGGCCCGAGCGCGTGTGCGGGTTGGTGACCGGGGATGGCTACAACATCCAGGACATCGCCAAATCCCTCAAGCCACGCGCGCCCGAGACGGAGCATCGCTTGTGGTACCAGTTCTACTTCCACACCCAGCGCGGTGTGGACGGTTTGACCGCCAACCGTCGCGAACTCTGCAAGCTGTTGTGGTCCCTGTGGTCGCCGTCCTGGGGTGCGGGGCCAAGCCTGTATGACCAGACGGCGCCGTCGTTCGATAACGCGGATTTCGTCGAGGTGGTGATTCACTCGTATCGCCATCGTTTCATGTACGCGCCCGGCGACCCGGCACTGGAATCCATTGAAGCTGCACTGGCCCTGCAACCGGCGATTTCGGTGCCGAGCATTTCGCTGTGCGGCGCCGATGATGGCGTGGGCCCGCCGCCCGAAGAGGATGATGACATTGAGCATTTCAGTGGGTCTTACCGGCGCCAGGTGTTGCACGGTGTAGGCCACAACATTCCTCAGGAGGCGCCGCAGGCCACGCTTGACGCGCTACTGGAGCTGCTTGGCGAAAAGCGCTCGCGGTAG
- a CDS encoding mannose-1-phosphate guanylyltransferase/mannose-6-phosphate isomerase, with translation MNTLNGLIPCIISGGSGTRLWPVSRQNMPKPFMRMRDGQSLLQKTFQRAAKLPGVESVLTVTNRDLLFRTLDDYRGVNKAHLPLDLLLEPFGRNTAAAIAVAALHVQEHFGGEAQLLVMPADHLILNEVAFAEAVTQARDLAEAGYLVTFGIQPDHPETGFGYIEQGEPLGTGNRVKRFVEKPDLTTAQGYLDGGKHLWNAGMFCFKASTLVDELATHAPDVLEAARAALEHSQSLQNKTSRQRELDSDAFGSAPDVSIDVALMEKSKQVAVVPCDIGWSDIGSWEALRQLTPSDAHGNQINGEAILHDVHNCYIDSPKRVLGAVGVRDLIIVDTPDALLIADAHRSQDVRYIVAELKRQNHPAYSLHRTVTRPWGTYTVLEESSRFKIKRIVVKPQASLSLQMHHHRSEHWVVVSGAAQITNGEREFLINANESTYIPAGHKHRLTNPGIIDLVMIEVQSGEYLGEDDIVRFDDIYGRAPAAVKK, from the coding sequence ATGAACACACTCAACGGATTAATTCCCTGCATCATTTCCGGTGGTTCGGGCACGCGGCTGTGGCCGGTGTCCCGGCAGAACATGCCCAAGCCGTTCATGCGCATGCGTGACGGCCAGAGCCTGCTGCAGAAAACTTTCCAACGCGCCGCCAAACTGCCCGGCGTGGAAAGCGTGTTGACGGTCACCAACCGCGACCTGCTGTTCCGCACCCTGGATGACTACCGCGGGGTCAATAAGGCCCACCTGCCCCTGGACCTGCTGCTCGAGCCTTTCGGCCGCAACACGGCGGCGGCGATCGCGGTGGCGGCGCTGCATGTGCAAGAGCATTTCGGCGGCGAGGCGCAGTTACTGGTGATGCCGGCCGACCATCTGATCCTCAATGAAGTGGCGTTTGCCGAGGCCGTGACCCAGGCCCGCGACCTGGCCGAGGCCGGCTACCTGGTGACCTTCGGCATCCAGCCCGATCACCCGGAAACCGGCTTTGGCTATATCGAACAGGGCGAGCCGCTGGGCACGGGCAACCGGGTCAAACGCTTCGTGGAAAAACCCGACCTGACCACCGCCCAAGGCTACCTGGACGGCGGCAAGCACCTGTGGAACGCCGGCATGTTCTGCTTCAAGGCCAGCACCCTGGTGGACGAACTCGCCACCCATGCGCCCGACGTACTCGAAGCCGCCCGGGCTGCGCTGGAACACAGCCAGAGCCTGCAAAACAAAACCTCGCGCCAGCGTGAACTGGACTCGGACGCGTTCGGCAGCGCGCCGGATGTGTCCATCGATGTGGCGCTGATGGAGAAGTCCAAGCAAGTCGCCGTGGTGCCCTGCGACATCGGCTGGAGCGATATCGGCTCGTGGGAAGCCTTGCGCCAGCTCACGCCCAGCGACGCCCATGGCAACCAGATCAACGGCGAAGCGATTTTGCATGACGTGCACAACTGCTACATCGACTCGCCCAAGCGGGTACTCGGTGCCGTGGGCGTGCGCGACCTGATCATCGTCGACACCCCTGATGCGCTGTTGATCGCCGACGCCCATCGCAGCCAGGACGTGCGCTACATCGTCGCCGAGCTCAAGCGCCAGAACCATCCGGCGTACAGCCTGCACCGCACCGTCACCCGGCCGTGGGGCACCTACACGGTGCTGGAGGAAAGCAGCCGCTTCAAGATCAAGCGCATCGTGGTCAAGCCCCAGGCGTCGCTGTCGCTGCAGATGCACCACCACCGCAGCGAACACTGGGTCGTGGTCAGCGGCGCGGCGCAGATCACCAACGGCGAGCGGGAATTCCTGATCAACGCCAACGAGTCCACTTACATCCCCGCCGGGCACAAACACCGCCTGACCAACCCCGGCATCATTGATTTGGTGATGATCGAAGTGCAGAGCGGCGAGTACCTGGGCGAGGACGACATTGTGCGCTTCGATGACATCTACGGGCGCGCGCCCGCAGCAGTGAAAAAATGA
- a CDS encoding undecaprenyl-phosphate glucose phosphotransferase: MREKSSVDSLFLTRAGFVEFFVVFVKLIHGLTAILPPLVLVLFLDPMDPELRPHFLGLLVFFAALTIILFQALGIYSEELFSNRLRLKTKIKAWTAAFCILLFMYQILQFFPQLTPRNLAAWYAASLGLFCLERLLMLRLYSKLMRAGKYLQRTVILGFTDTAVHVADHLQRNGDIRSGLIGFIDDRTERIPKELSNLPLLGNTRDLEKLIRAEQVNQVMICLPWAAEQRIHGLVNRLRQLSVNVMLVPDMAALRYGHSKITDVGGILMFNTSQLPLRGWSPVIKRCEDFLLASLALVCLSPVMLATAIAIKLDSKGPVLFRQNRYGYNDNEIRVFKFRSMYTDQSDFTAERQTTREDPRITRVGRIIRKTSIDELPQLFNVLLGNMSMVGPRPHATATKAAGVPFEVAVSEYSSRHRVKPGITGWAQINGYRGETDTLFKIQKRVEYDLEYISKWSVWFDLYIVFMTVPAVLSTKEVY, translated from the coding sequence ATGCGAGAGAAGTCGTCCGTCGACAGTCTGTTTTTAACGCGTGCCGGTTTTGTTGAGTTCTTTGTCGTTTTCGTCAAATTGATCCATGGCCTCACGGCCATTTTGCCACCGCTGGTCCTGGTGCTTTTCCTCGACCCGATGGACCCTGAGCTGCGCCCGCACTTCCTGGGCCTGCTGGTTTTTTTCGCGGCCCTGACGATTATTCTGTTCCAGGCCCTGGGCATCTATTCCGAAGAATTGTTCAGCAACCGCCTGCGCTTGAAAACCAAGATCAAGGCCTGGACTGCGGCTTTTTGCATCCTGCTGTTCATGTACCAGATCTTGCAGTTTTTTCCGCAATTGACCCCGCGCAACCTGGCGGCCTGGTACGCCGCCAGCCTGGGTCTGTTTTGCCTTGAGCGCCTGCTGATGCTGCGCCTGTACAGCAAGCTGATGCGTGCCGGCAAGTACTTGCAACGCACGGTGATCCTGGGTTTTACCGATACCGCCGTGCATGTTGCCGATCACTTGCAGCGCAATGGTGACATCCGCTCCGGCCTGATCGGGTTCATCGACGACCGTACCGAGCGCATTCCCAAGGAGCTGAGCAACCTGCCGCTGCTGGGTAACACCCGCGACCTGGAAAAACTGATCCGCGCCGAGCAGGTCAACCAAGTGATGATCTGCCTGCCCTGGGCCGCCGAGCAACGCATTCATGGGTTGGTCAACCGCCTGCGGCAGCTGTCGGTGAACGTCATGCTGGTGCCGGACATGGCCGCCCTGCGCTACGGCCACAGCAAGATCACCGATGTGGGCGGTATCCTGATGTTCAATACTTCGCAGTTACCGCTGCGCGGCTGGTCACCGGTGATCAAGCGCTGCGAGGACTTCCTGCTCGCCAGCCTGGCGTTGGTGTGCCTGTCACCGGTGATGCTGGCGACAGCGATTGCAATCAAGCTCGACTCCAAGGGCCCGGTGCTGTTTCGCCAGAACCGTTATGGCTACAACGACAACGAAATCCGCGTGTTCAAGTTCCGCTCGATGTACACCGACCAGAGCGACTTCACCGCCGAACGCCAAACCACCCGCGAAGACCCGCGCATCACGCGGGTGGGCCGCATCATCCGCAAGACCAGCATCGACGAGCTGCCGCAACTGTTCAACGTGTTGCTGGGCAACATGTCCATGGTCGGCCCGCGCCCACACGCCACGGCGACCAAAGCGGCGGGCGTTCCCTTCGAGGTGGCGGTGAGCGAATACAGCTCGCGGCACCGGGTAAAACCGGGCATCACCGGCTGGGCGCAGATCAACGGCTACCGGGGTGAAACCGACACCCTGTTCAAGATCCAGAAACGTGTCGAGTACGACCTGGAGTACATCTCCAAGTGGTCGGTGTGGTTCGACTTGTACATCGTCTTCATGACGGTCCCGGCCGTCCTTTCCACCAAGGAAGTCTATTGA